The Elephas maximus indicus isolate mEleMax1 chromosome 19, mEleMax1 primary haplotype, whole genome shotgun sequence genome contains a region encoding:
- the MIEN1 gene encoding migration and invasion enhancer 1, whose product MNGEPGPISLAPPPGEVEPGSGVRIVVEYCEPCGFEATYLELASAVKEQYPGIEIESRLGGTGAFEIEINGQLVFSKLENGGFPYEKDLIEAIRRASNGEPLEKITNSRPPCVIL is encoded by the exons ATGAACGGGGAACCGGGGCCGATATCCTTAGCGCCCCCTCCCGGGGAGGTCGAACCTGGCAGTGGGGTCCGCATCGTGGTGGAGTACTG TGAACCCTGCGGCTTCGAGGCGACGTACCTGGAGCTGGCGAGTGCCGTGAAGGAGCAGTATCCTGGCATCGAGATTGAGTCGCGCCTGGGGGGTACAG GGGCCTTTGAGATCGAGATCAATGGACAGCTGGTGTTTTCCAAGCTGGAGAATGGAGGCTTTCCTTATGAGAAAGAT CTCATTGAGGCCATCCGAAGAGCCAGTAATGGAGAACCTCTAGAAAAGATCACCAACAGCCGTCCTCCCTGTGTCATCCTGTAA
- the GRB7 gene encoding growth factor receptor-bound protein 7 isoform X1, with the protein MLPFQGLSDPFCKVGLIPSFPKCSWQYPRRGGAIRGCVNSEGSLTVVQGQEVWSSWPLSPGQGHRALHSATSSPSDVMELDLSPPHLSSSPEDLCAIPGTPPGTPPPPSAPLSGEVKRSQPLPIPASRKFREEELQTTSLPSIPNPFPELCSPPSQSPILGGTSSARGLLPRDASRPHVVKVYSEDEACRSVEVAAGATARHVCEMLVQRAHALSDENWGLVECHPHLALERGLEDHESVVEVQAAWPVGGDSRFVFRKNFAKYELFKNSPHSLFPEKMVSSCLDANTGISHEDLIQNFLNSGSFPEIQGFLQLRGSGRKLWKRFFCFLRRSGLYYSTKGTSKDPRHLQYVADVNESNVYVVTQGRKLYGMPTDFGFCVKPNKLRNGHKGLRIFCSEDEQSRTCWLAAFRLFKYGMQLYKNYQQAQSRHLRPSCLGSPPLRSVSDNTLVAMDFSGHAGRVIENPREALSAALEEAQAWRKKTNHRLSLPTPSSGSSLSAAIHRTQPWFHGRISREESQRLIRQQGLVDGLFLVRESQRNPQGFVLSLCHLQKVKHYLILPSEEEGRLYFSMDDGQTRFTDLLQLVEFHQLNRGILPCLLRHCCIRVAL; encoded by the exons ATGCTTCCTTTTCAGGGACTCAGTGACCCCTTTTGTAAAGTGGGGCTCATTCCATCCTTTCCCAAATGCTCCTGGCAATATCCACGGAGAGGAGGAGCAATAAGGGGCTGTGTAAACTCTGAGGGAAGCTTAACAGTTGTGCAAGGACAGGAGGTCTGGTCCTCTTGGCCACTCTCCCCAGGACAAGGGCACCGAGCACTGCATTCAGCCACCTCTTCTCCCTCAGATGTCATGGAGCTGGATCTGTCTCCACCACATCTCAGCAGCTCCCCAGAAGACTTGTGCGCAATCCCTGGGACCCCTCCCGggactcccccaccccccagtgcCCCTCTTTCTGGGGAGGTGAAGAGGTCCCAGCCCCTGCCTATCCCAGCCAGCAG GAAATTCCGAGAGGAGGAGCTGCAGACAACCTCTCTGCCCTCTATCCCCAACCCTTTCCCCGAGCTCTGCAGTCCTCCTTCACAAAGCCCCATTCTTGGGGGCACCTCCAGTGCAAGGGGATTGCTCCCCCGAGATGCCAGCCGCCCCCAC GTGGTAAAGGTGTACAGTGAAGATGAGGCCTGCAGGTCTGTGGAGGTGGCGGCGGGGGCCACGGCTCGCCACGTGTGTGAAATGCTGGTGCAGCGAGCTCACGCCCTCAGTGATGAGAACTGGGGGCTGGTAGAGTGCCACCCCCATCTAGCACTGG AGCGGGGCTTGGAGGACCATGAGTCTGTGGTGGAGGTGCAGGCTGCCTGGCCCGTTGGCGGAGACAGCCGCTTCGTCTTCCGGAAAAACTTCGCTAAATACGAACTCTTCAAGAACTCCCCA CACTCCCTGTTCCCAGAAAAGATGGTCTCCAGCTGTCTCGATGCAAACACGGGCATATCCCATGAAGACCTCATCCAG AACTTCCTGAACTCGGGCAGCTTCCCTGAGATCCAGGGCTTCCTGCAACTGCGGGGGTCTGGACGAAAACTTTGGAAACGCTTCTTCTGCTTCCTGCGGCGCTCTGGCCTCTATTACTCCACGAAGGGTACCTCCAAG GATCCAAGGCACCTGCAGTACGTGGCAGATGTGAATGAGTCCAACGTGTACGTGGTGACCCAGGGCCGCAAGCTCTATGGGATGCCCACCGACTTTGGCTTCTGTGTCAAG CCCAACAAGCTTCGAAATGGCCACAAGGGGCTCCGTATCTTCTGCAGTGAGGATGAGCAGAGCCGTACCTGCTGGCTGGCTGCCTTTCGCCTCTTCAAG TATGGAATGCAGCTGTATAAAAATTATCAGCAGGCACAGTCTCGCCACCTGCGCCCATCCTGTTTGGGTTCCCCACCCTTG AGGAGTGTCTCGGATAACACCCTGGTGGCCATGGACTTCTCCGGCCATGCCGGGCGTGTCATCGAGAACCCCCGGGAAGCTCTGAGTGCAGCCCTGGAGGAGGCCCAGGCCTGGAGG AAGAAGACTAACCACCGCCTCAGTCTGCCCACCCCAAGCTCAGGCTCGAGCCTCAGTGCAG CCATCCACCGCACCCAACCCTGGTTCCATGGACGCATTTCCCGCGAGGAGAGCCAACGGCTCATCAGGCAGCAGGGCCTGGTGGACGG CTTATTCCTGGTCCGGGAGAGTCAGCGGAACCCACAGGGCTTTGTTCTCTCTTTGTGCCACCTGCAGAAAGTCAAGCATTATCTCATCCTGCCA AGTGAGGAGGAGGGCCGTCTTTACTTCAGCATGGATGATGGCCAGACCCGCTTCACTGACCTGCTGCAGCTCGTAGAGTTCCACCAGCTGAACCGTGGCATCCTGCCGTGCTTGCTGCGCCACTGCTGTATCCGTGTGGCCCTCTGA
- the GRB7 gene encoding growth factor receptor-bound protein 7 isoform X2: protein MLPFQGLSDPFCKVGLIPSFPKCSWQYPRRGGAIRGCVNSEGSLTVVQGQEVWSSWPLSPGQGHRALHSATSSPSDVMELDLSPPHLSSSPEDLCAIPGTPPGTPPPPSAPLSGEVKRSQPLPIPASRKFREEELQTTSLPSIPNPFPELCSPPSQSPILGGTSSARGLLPRDASRPHVVKVYSEDEACRSVEVAAGATARHVCEMLVQRAHALSDENWGLVECHPHLALERGLEDHESVVEVQAAWPVGGDSRFVFRKNFAKYELFKNSPHSLFPEKMVSSCLDANTGISHEDLIQNFLNSGSFPEIQGFLQLRGSGRKLWKRFFCFLRRSGLYYSTKGTSKDPRHLQYVADVNESNVYVVTQGRKLYGMPTDFGFCVKPNKLRNGHKGLRIFCSEDEQSRTCWLAAFRLFKYGMQLYKNYQQAQSRHLRPSCLGSPPLRSVSDNTLVAMDFSGHAGRVIENPREALSAALEEAQAWRKKTNHRLSLPTPSSGSSLSAAIHRTQPWFHGRISREESQRLIRQQGLVDGLFLVRESQRNPQGFVLSLCHLQKVKHYLILPHG from the exons ATGCTTCCTTTTCAGGGACTCAGTGACCCCTTTTGTAAAGTGGGGCTCATTCCATCCTTTCCCAAATGCTCCTGGCAATATCCACGGAGAGGAGGAGCAATAAGGGGCTGTGTAAACTCTGAGGGAAGCTTAACAGTTGTGCAAGGACAGGAGGTCTGGTCCTCTTGGCCACTCTCCCCAGGACAAGGGCACCGAGCACTGCATTCAGCCACCTCTTCTCCCTCAGATGTCATGGAGCTGGATCTGTCTCCACCACATCTCAGCAGCTCCCCAGAAGACTTGTGCGCAATCCCTGGGACCCCTCCCGggactcccccaccccccagtgcCCCTCTTTCTGGGGAGGTGAAGAGGTCCCAGCCCCTGCCTATCCCAGCCAGCAG GAAATTCCGAGAGGAGGAGCTGCAGACAACCTCTCTGCCCTCTATCCCCAACCCTTTCCCCGAGCTCTGCAGTCCTCCTTCACAAAGCCCCATTCTTGGGGGCACCTCCAGTGCAAGGGGATTGCTCCCCCGAGATGCCAGCCGCCCCCAC GTGGTAAAGGTGTACAGTGAAGATGAGGCCTGCAGGTCTGTGGAGGTGGCGGCGGGGGCCACGGCTCGCCACGTGTGTGAAATGCTGGTGCAGCGAGCTCACGCCCTCAGTGATGAGAACTGGGGGCTGGTAGAGTGCCACCCCCATCTAGCACTGG AGCGGGGCTTGGAGGACCATGAGTCTGTGGTGGAGGTGCAGGCTGCCTGGCCCGTTGGCGGAGACAGCCGCTTCGTCTTCCGGAAAAACTTCGCTAAATACGAACTCTTCAAGAACTCCCCA CACTCCCTGTTCCCAGAAAAGATGGTCTCCAGCTGTCTCGATGCAAACACGGGCATATCCCATGAAGACCTCATCCAG AACTTCCTGAACTCGGGCAGCTTCCCTGAGATCCAGGGCTTCCTGCAACTGCGGGGGTCTGGACGAAAACTTTGGAAACGCTTCTTCTGCTTCCTGCGGCGCTCTGGCCTCTATTACTCCACGAAGGGTACCTCCAAG GATCCAAGGCACCTGCAGTACGTGGCAGATGTGAATGAGTCCAACGTGTACGTGGTGACCCAGGGCCGCAAGCTCTATGGGATGCCCACCGACTTTGGCTTCTGTGTCAAG CCCAACAAGCTTCGAAATGGCCACAAGGGGCTCCGTATCTTCTGCAGTGAGGATGAGCAGAGCCGTACCTGCTGGCTGGCTGCCTTTCGCCTCTTCAAG TATGGAATGCAGCTGTATAAAAATTATCAGCAGGCACAGTCTCGCCACCTGCGCCCATCCTGTTTGGGTTCCCCACCCTTG AGGAGTGTCTCGGATAACACCCTGGTGGCCATGGACTTCTCCGGCCATGCCGGGCGTGTCATCGAGAACCCCCGGGAAGCTCTGAGTGCAGCCCTGGAGGAGGCCCAGGCCTGGAGG AAGAAGACTAACCACCGCCTCAGTCTGCCCACCCCAAGCTCAGGCTCGAGCCTCAGTGCAG CCATCCACCGCACCCAACCCTGGTTCCATGGACGCATTTCCCGCGAGGAGAGCCAACGGCTCATCAGGCAGCAGGGCCTGGTGGACGG CTTATTCCTGGTCCGGGAGAGTCAGCGGAACCCACAGGGCTTTGTTCTCTCTTTGTGCCACCTGCAGAAAGTCAAGCATTATCTCATCCTGCCA CATGGATGA
- the GRB7 gene encoding growth factor receptor-bound protein 7 isoform X3, translated as MELDLSPPHLSSSPEDLCAIPGTPPGTPPPPSAPLSGEVKRSQPLPIPASRKFREEELQTTSLPSIPNPFPELCSPPSQSPILGGTSSARGLLPRDASRPHVVKVYSEDEACRSVEVAAGATARHVCEMLVQRAHALSDENWGLVECHPHLALERGLEDHESVVEVQAAWPVGGDSRFVFRKNFAKYELFKNSPHSLFPEKMVSSCLDANTGISHEDLIQNFLNSGSFPEIQGFLQLRGSGRKLWKRFFCFLRRSGLYYSTKGTSKDPRHLQYVADVNESNVYVVTQGRKLYGMPTDFGFCVKPNKLRNGHKGLRIFCSEDEQSRTCWLAAFRLFKYGMQLYKNYQQAQSRHLRPSCLGSPPLRSVSDNTLVAMDFSGHAGRVIENPREALSAALEEAQAWRKKTNHRLSLPTPSSGSSLSAAIHRTQPWFHGRISREESQRLIRQQGLVDGLFLVRESQRNPQGFVLSLCHLQKVKHYLILPSEEEGRLYFSMDDGQTRFTDLLQLVEFHQLNRGILPCLLRHCCIRVAL; from the exons ATGGAGCTGGATCTGTCTCCACCACATCTCAGCAGCTCCCCAGAAGACTTGTGCGCAATCCCTGGGACCCCTCCCGggactcccccaccccccagtgcCCCTCTTTCTGGGGAGGTGAAGAGGTCCCAGCCCCTGCCTATCCCAGCCAGCAG GAAATTCCGAGAGGAGGAGCTGCAGACAACCTCTCTGCCCTCTATCCCCAACCCTTTCCCCGAGCTCTGCAGTCCTCCTTCACAAAGCCCCATTCTTGGGGGCACCTCCAGTGCAAGGGGATTGCTCCCCCGAGATGCCAGCCGCCCCCAC GTGGTAAAGGTGTACAGTGAAGATGAGGCCTGCAGGTCTGTGGAGGTGGCGGCGGGGGCCACGGCTCGCCACGTGTGTGAAATGCTGGTGCAGCGAGCTCACGCCCTCAGTGATGAGAACTGGGGGCTGGTAGAGTGCCACCCCCATCTAGCACTGG AGCGGGGCTTGGAGGACCATGAGTCTGTGGTGGAGGTGCAGGCTGCCTGGCCCGTTGGCGGAGACAGCCGCTTCGTCTTCCGGAAAAACTTCGCTAAATACGAACTCTTCAAGAACTCCCCA CACTCCCTGTTCCCAGAAAAGATGGTCTCCAGCTGTCTCGATGCAAACACGGGCATATCCCATGAAGACCTCATCCAG AACTTCCTGAACTCGGGCAGCTTCCCTGAGATCCAGGGCTTCCTGCAACTGCGGGGGTCTGGACGAAAACTTTGGAAACGCTTCTTCTGCTTCCTGCGGCGCTCTGGCCTCTATTACTCCACGAAGGGTACCTCCAAG GATCCAAGGCACCTGCAGTACGTGGCAGATGTGAATGAGTCCAACGTGTACGTGGTGACCCAGGGCCGCAAGCTCTATGGGATGCCCACCGACTTTGGCTTCTGTGTCAAG CCCAACAAGCTTCGAAATGGCCACAAGGGGCTCCGTATCTTCTGCAGTGAGGATGAGCAGAGCCGTACCTGCTGGCTGGCTGCCTTTCGCCTCTTCAAG TATGGAATGCAGCTGTATAAAAATTATCAGCAGGCACAGTCTCGCCACCTGCGCCCATCCTGTTTGGGTTCCCCACCCTTG AGGAGTGTCTCGGATAACACCCTGGTGGCCATGGACTTCTCCGGCCATGCCGGGCGTGTCATCGAGAACCCCCGGGAAGCTCTGAGTGCAGCCCTGGAGGAGGCCCAGGCCTGGAGG AAGAAGACTAACCACCGCCTCAGTCTGCCCACCCCAAGCTCAGGCTCGAGCCTCAGTGCAG CCATCCACCGCACCCAACCCTGGTTCCATGGACGCATTTCCCGCGAGGAGAGCCAACGGCTCATCAGGCAGCAGGGCCTGGTGGACGG CTTATTCCTGGTCCGGGAGAGTCAGCGGAACCCACAGGGCTTTGTTCTCTCTTTGTGCCACCTGCAGAAAGTCAAGCATTATCTCATCCTGCCA AGTGAGGAGGAGGGCCGTCTTTACTTCAGCATGGATGATGGCCAGACCCGCTTCACTGACCTGCTGCAGCTCGTAGAGTTCCACCAGCTGAACCGTGGCATCCTGCCGTGCTTGCTGCGCCACTGCTGTATCCGTGTGGCCCTCTGA